A genome region from Manihot esculenta cultivar AM560-2 chromosome 5, M.esculenta_v8, whole genome shotgun sequence includes the following:
- the LOC110615794 gene encoding protein SHORT HYPOCOTYL IN WHITE LIGHT 1 isoform X1: MAAAIASSPCASLAFRPTKLIHSSLSQAPKLSCPLQCFRFLHLTAPYKDPTITVCRGKLDGSAGEDPDEIGGEVYFDDNDLIEDESDDDETESSIDLFIRFFQSMFKKISKRAKKASRSILPSVISPQLVSFAVDGVLLLASLSIVKAFLEVVCTLGSTVFAVILLLRVIWAAISYFQSNGTTFNRGGSSFGGTQPVA; this comes from the exons atggcaGCGGCCATAGCCTCGTCACCATGCGCCTCTCTCGCTTTCAGACCCACGAAGCTCATCCACTCCTCACTCTCCCAAGCTCCAAAGCTCTCATGCCCACTCCAATGCTTTCGCTTCCTTCACCTCACCGCCCCTTACAAGGATCCTACAATCACCGTTTGCCGTGGAAAG TTGGATGGCTCGGCTGGTGAAGACCCTGATGAGATTGGTGGTGAAGTGTACTTCGATGATAATGACTTGATTGAGGACGAGAGCGATGATGATGAGACAGAGAGCAGTATCGATTTGTTTATTAGATTCTTTCAAAGCATGTTCAAGAAGATCTCTAAGCGTGCCAAGAAGGCTTCTCGCTCGATTTTGCCCTCAGTCATATCACCCCAATTG GTGTCTTTCGCTGTTGACGGGGTTCTGCTTTTGGCTTCACTTTCTATTGTCAAAGCATTTCTTGAG GTGGTTTGCACCCTTGGTAGCACTGTCTTTGCAGTGATCCTGCTTCTGCGTGTAATATGGGCAGCCATTTCATACTTCCAATCAAATGGGACCACTTTTAATCGGGGTGGAAGTTCGTTTGGAGGCACACAGCCAGTGGCATAG
- the LOC110615794 gene encoding protein SHORT HYPOCOTYL IN WHITE LIGHT 1 isoform X2, whose protein sequence is MAAAIASSPCASLAFRPTKLIHSSLSQAPKLSCPLQCFRFLHLTAPYKDPTITVCRGKLDGSAGEDPDEIGGEVYFDDNDLIEDESDDDETESSIDLFIRFFQSMFKKISKRAKKASRSILPSVISPQLVSFAVDGVLLLASLSIVKAFLECKSKYRNEPASIKSYKFACL, encoded by the exons atggcaGCGGCCATAGCCTCGTCACCATGCGCCTCTCTCGCTTTCAGACCCACGAAGCTCATCCACTCCTCACTCTCCCAAGCTCCAAAGCTCTCATGCCCACTCCAATGCTTTCGCTTCCTTCACCTCACCGCCCCTTACAAGGATCCTACAATCACCGTTTGCCGTGGAAAG TTGGATGGCTCGGCTGGTGAAGACCCTGATGAGATTGGTGGTGAAGTGTACTTCGATGATAATGACTTGATTGAGGACGAGAGCGATGATGATGAGACAGAGAGCAGTATCGATTTGTTTATTAGATTCTTTCAAAGCATGTTCAAGAAGATCTCTAAGCGTGCCAAGAAGGCTTCTCGCTCGATTTTGCCCTCAGTCATATCACCCCAATTG GTGTCTTTCGCTGTTGACGGGGTTCTGCTTTTGGCTTCACTTTCTATTGTCAAAGCATTTCTTGAG TGCAAAAGTAAGTACAGAAATGAACCTGCTTCCATTAAATCATACAAGTTTGCTTGCCTTTAA
- the LOC110615793 gene encoding transcription factor BHLH089, whose product MDPPAIMNDGSYNLAEIWQFPVNGNGRSQFGQSLGIQFGDSNREVLCCDPMNLEQRGNRGGGTAGARKRRDVVEDDSAKVVSSSNVNGNSNGLSNYDTKKLKTSGNRDENGNSKTDAEPSSGKHVEQNGQPPEPPKQDYIHVRARRGQATDSHSLAERARREKISERMKILQDLVPGCNKVIGKALVLDEIINYIQSLQRQVEFLSMKLEAVNSRVIPDIEAFPSKDFGQQAYDTTGVAFGSQATREYGRGTALDWLHMQVGGFERTS is encoded by the exons ATGGATCCACCGGCGATTATGAATGATGGGTCCTACAATTTGGCGGAGATCTGGCAGTTTCCTGTCAATGGTAACGGAAGAAGTCAGTTTGGGCAGAGTCTGGGTATTCAGTTTGGGGATTCCAACCGAGAAGTTTTGTGTTGTGATCCGATGAATTTGGAACAAAGAGGAAACCGTGGTGGTGGCACCGCCGGTGCAAGAAAACGGCGTGATGTCGTGGAGGATGATTCCGCGAAGGTCGTTTCTTCAAGCAATGTCAATGGCAATAGCAATGGATTG AGCAATTATGATACAAAAAAGCTTAAAACATCTGGAAATAGAGATGAGAATGGCAATTCCAAAACTGATGCAGAACCCAGTTCAGGCAAGCATGTGGAACAGAATGGTCAACCACCAGAACCACCTAAACAAGATTACATACACGTACGAGCAAGAAGGGGTCAAGCTACTGATAGCCATAGTCTAGCAGAAAGA GCtaggagagaaaagataagcgaAAGGATGAAAATTCTGCAGGATCTAGTCCCTGGTTGTAATAAG GTTATTGGCAAAGCCCTGGTCCTTGATGAGATTATTAATTATATCCAATCATTACAACGTCAGGTTGAG TTCCTATCAATGAAGCTTGAAGCTGTAAATTCAAGAGTGATCCCTGATATTGAAGCATTTCCGTCTAAAGAT TTTGGCCAACAAGCCTACGATACTACTGGCGTGGCATTTGGTTCACAAGCCACAAGGGAATACGGCCGCGGTACAGCACTGGATTGGTTGCATATGCAGGTTGGTGGTTTTGAAAGAACGTCATGA